The Xiphophorus hellerii strain 12219 chromosome 3, Xiphophorus_hellerii-4.1, whole genome shotgun sequence genome segment GTAAATGTATCTGACAGATGTTTAATTCAAGATTTTCCAACACTTATCCACCATCaaggaaacaggaaaaacagcaaaccattaaacacaaaacaaactgctCTGATGAGCAAATGATGAGCAAAAttcaaaacactgtttttgcaGGTAAAGACACTTAAGTTAAAGTATTtgcaaaaagacataaaaaataattatattataatGACAGTGTGCACGCATATTCAGAAATCTGGTTGAGCAGTTTGAGActgaaaaaagcacaaaaaagttCATTCAGTGTGATCCAGTGTCTCCAGTGTTAATCATTTTTCAGACGATCACCTCATTCTAGTGATGTCCAAGAGTTCATGGTGCACCAGGAGGAGGAGATCGAGTCTAACATTTCAGTACAGCCAACTTTTACTTTAGATATATTTTCTCCCCTCTTTGATTTTGGTAAATAAAAGATATTTGCTTCAATTTGAATGCGCATGGAATCAGTTTTAgcgatttttttctgtttccctaTCATGTTCCCCTCTGATTTTTATATCTGATTAACTTAATCTCCgaaaactaaatggaaaaactgatcttgtgtttttttgttttttgttttttttttctctctcttcctatCCGGAGAACAAAAGTTCAACTTAAATACTGTAAAGCTCCATTGTCcctttcctttttcctctctAAATGCTCGGATTGTTCATGAAAACAGTCACTGCACAGGACTCTGTAGTGTGCGGTGTAGTGGAGGGGTCTCTGCCTGGGAATATACGTCCTCCATATTCGGGTGCGGGACCCCCACCGGTGtcattcttttctctttttgtcttctGTTGCAAAACCAAACGCGGACCACCTCTTTTTCCAGCTGCAGAGTGCCGGCTAAAGTGCTGATTTCGTGAGCGGATGGCTTTGGGCATTTCAAGAAGTGGTTCTCCAGCGCCCCTTTCACCCCAACCTCAATGGAGGTCCTCTTCTTTCGTTTCCTGCCCTGCGCGGCGATCTTGTCCAAATTGGTGGGGCTCCCCGTGTTCGAGTCTGTCTCCTCTAGCCACTTGTTAAGCAGTGGCTTAAGTTTGCACATGTTCTTGAAGCTGAGCTGCAGCGCCTCAAACCTGCAGATAGTGGTCTGAGAAAAGACGTTTCCGTACAGGGTGCCTAAGGCCAAGCCCACGTCCGCCTGCGTAAAGCCCAGCTTGATCCGCCGCTGCTTGAACTGCTTGGCGAACTGCTCCAGGTCGTCGGAGCTGGGCGCGTCCTCGTCCGAGTGGTCCTGGTGGTGGCTGAAAGCCTGCTGGGGCGACTCCATCT includes the following:
- the pou3f1 gene encoding POU domain, class 3, transcription factor 1, with protein sequence MATTAQYIPRNNSLPSNPLMHPDSDRMHQGTTYREVQKMMHHEYLQGLAATNTGHPMSLTHHQWLPTSNTDWSSGTHIGQQEHKASVQASREDLTSGFHHRSHLVHQQSQSAHHGSWAPATTHHLSPLSPASNSHQSLVYSQPGYTNLNAMLSPQPGALHHGMRDPLHDETGSHDNQMESPQQAFSHHQDHSDEDAPSSDDLEQFAKQFKQRRIKLGFTQADVGLALGTLYGNVFSQTTICRFEALQLSFKNMCKLKPLLNKWLEETDSNTGSPTNLDKIAAQGRKRKKRTSIEVGVKGALENHFLKCPKPSAHEISTLAGTLQLEKEVVRVWFCNRRQKEKRMTPVGVPHPNMEDVYSQAETPPLHRTLQSPVQ